A single genomic interval of Koleobacter methoxysyntrophicus harbors:
- a CDS encoding sigma-70 family RNA polymerase sigma factor: protein MDINLGLQESVKREKADLLEYLMRRFGDRVLRLAYYYVRDRYLAEDIAQEVFCRVYRNLDRFKEESSYYTWIYRITVNLCRDYLSSAWFKRWIPWENIKNFIRSSDTENRLFRKLEEGTLFQKVMDLPTKYRMVIVLYYFEEMSTREIAKALNVRESTVRTRLCRAREKLKGLLSREEYV, encoded by the coding sequence ATGGATATAAACTTGGGACTTCAGGAGAGCGTAAAAAGGGAAAAGGCTGACCTCCTGGAATATCTGATGAGGCGTTTTGGGGACAGGGTGCTGAGGCTTGCATACTATTATGTAAGAGATCGGTATCTAGCAGAGGATATTGCACAGGAGGTATTTTGCCGGGTCTATCGCAACCTGGATCGCTTTAAAGAGGAAAGCTCCTATTATACATGGATTTACAGGATAACTGTAAATCTGTGCAGGGACTACTTATCTTCTGCCTGGTTTAAGAGGTGGATACCGTGGGAAAATATTAAGAATTTTATCCGTTCCAGCGATACAGAAAACCGTTTATTCAGGAAGCTGGAGGAAGGGACCTTGTTTCAAAAGGTAATGGACCTACCCACCAAATATCGAATGGTTATAGTCCTGTATTACTTTGAAGAAATGTCTACCCGAGAGATAGCCAAAGCGTTAAACGTTAGAGAAAGCACTGTACGTACCCGACTGTGCAGGGCAAGGGAGAAGTTAAAGGGGTTATTGTCCAGGGAGGAATATGTATGA
- a CDS encoding ABC transporter permease, with protein sequence MKRLAGSVMRVLYRKELIDHIRSKRFLIILFLVAVTGIASIYSAGYGIYSAVKGDENDFVFLRLFTSSGGSLPSFVSFMSFLGPLVGLSLGFDAINAERARGTLSRLLAQPIHRDTVINGKFLAGVSVIALMITSLGFAVGGLGIIMIGIPPTFEELMRILVYLIYTILYMSLWFAISLMFSLLFRQAATSALAGIALWLFLTIFIGILAGLVADGLFPINDRATIDTILRNQQTKLYISRISPSQLYDEVTVTILNPGVRTVSPILIDQLHGAIPGVMSLGQSILLVWPHLVALIAITMACFVISYVYFMRQEIRAT encoded by the coding sequence GTGAAAAGGCTAGCAGGTTCAGTTATGAGAGTGCTTTACCGCAAGGAGTTAATAGACCATATCAGGAGCAAGAGGTTTCTAATAATACTGTTTCTTGTTGCAGTAACCGGTATTGCCAGTATCTACAGCGCTGGCTACGGAATATACAGTGCAGTTAAAGGGGATGAAAACGATTTTGTATTCCTGCGGTTATTCACAAGCAGTGGAGGCTCCCTTCCCTCTTTTGTATCTTTTATGTCTTTCCTTGGGCCCCTTGTCGGACTGTCTCTTGGCTTTGATGCAATAAATGCTGAAAGGGCTAGAGGTACCCTGAGCAGGTTGCTTGCCCAGCCCATCCACCGAGATACGGTTATAAATGGTAAATTCCTGGCAGGAGTGAGCGTTATAGCATTAATGATAACCTCCCTTGGATTTGCAGTAGGAGGATTAGGTATAATAATGATTGGGATACCTCCTACCTTTGAGGAACTAATGAGGATACTGGTGTATCTTATATATACAATACTTTATATGTCCTTATGGTTTGCTATCTCCCTCATGTTCTCGCTGTTATTTAGGCAGGCTGCAACTTCTGCCCTGGCAGGTATAGCCCTTTGGCTGTTCCTGACAATATTTATTGGAATATTGGCAGGACTTGTCGCAGACGGATTATTCCCTATTAACGACCGAGCAACGATAGACACTATTCTGCGAAACCAGCAGACAAAGCTATATATAAGCCGTATATCCCCGTCACAGCTTTATGATGAGGTTACTGTTACCATACTCAATCCGGGTGTGAGAACGGTAAGCCCTATACTCATTGACCAGCTGCACGGAGCCATACCCGGCGTAATGTCCTTGGGGCAAAGCATCCTGCTGGTGTGGCCCCATCTTGTTGCGCTTATCGCAATTACCATGGCCTGTTTTGTTATATCCTATGTATACTTTATGAGGCAGGAGATACGTGCTACCTAA
- a CDS encoding ABC transporter ATP-binding protein: MPGSKAVIVTENLTKRYGNFTAVNNLNLKITEGEIFGLLGPNGAGKTTTILMLLGLTEPSGGKALIAGYDATRDPIAVKRIVGYLPDNVGFYDDMTARENLQFTADLNAIPRKESEKRIEYLLERVGLKNVADNRVGTYSKGMRQRLGIADILIKDPKAVILDEPTIGLDPEGINELLDLIARLAKEDGRTVLISSHLLYQVQQICDRVGIFVDGNLVACGPIETLGDQISEGQPYMFEIKVEPNDGDLVEFIEGFDGIREVRCHRDIITIISEKDIRRDLLRLLNDRDYTLLHLRLCGRDLDDIYRRYFEKKGVIR; encoded by the coding sequence ATGCCCGGTAGCAAAGCGGTTATTGTAACGGAAAATTTGACAAAGCGGTATGGAAATTTTACTGCAGTTAATAATCTTAACCTAAAGATTACAGAAGGAGAAATATTCGGTTTGCTTGGTCCTAATGGGGCCGGTAAAACTACCACTATATTAATGCTGCTCGGATTAACTGAACCATCCGGGGGAAAGGCTTTAATAGCGGGGTACGATGCTACTCGGGACCCTATTGCAGTAAAAAGAATAGTAGGGTACCTTCCTGATAATGTTGGATTTTACGATGACATGACTGCCAGGGAAAACCTGCAGTTCACTGCAGACCTTAATGCCATTCCCCGGAAGGAATCAGAGAAAAGAATTGAATACCTTTTAGAGAGGGTTGGGCTCAAAAATGTAGCTGACAACAGGGTCGGGACGTATTCCAAGGGGATGCGCCAGAGACTAGGCATAGCGGATATACTCATAAAAGACCCTAAAGCAGTTATACTTGATGAACCCACTATAGGCCTTGACCCTGAAGGGATAAATGAACTGCTTGATTTAATTGCCCGTCTTGCCAAAGAGGATGGGCGAACTGTACTAATCTCTTCCCACCTTCTTTACCAGGTGCAACAGATATGCGATAGGGTAGGCATTTTTGTTGATGGTAACCTGGTAGCCTGCGGGCCCATTGAAACTCTAGGAGACCAGATATCCGAAGGCCAGCCCTACATGTTTGAAATAAAGGTCGAGCCTAATGACGGTGATCTGGTAGAGTTTATAGAAGGGTTTGATGGTATACGGGAGGTAAGGTGCCACCGTGATATAATAACAATAATTTCTGAAAAGGATATACGCAGGGACCTATTGCGTTTGCTGAATGATAGGGATTATACTCTGCTGCATCTTAGGCTGTGCGGAAGAGACCTGGATGATATATACCGCAGATACTTTGAAAAGAAGGGAGTGATAAGGTGA
- a CDS encoding NEW3 domain-containing protein → MTGMHGCRDYLKKYLIASLLVIVLLVVSLNASSVSAQSGLVLSTPFPGISIKTGQSVTFPLNIRNTGVTPQVVNLKVVSAPEGWKTALEGKGNIIHQVFVDSRSSEEVDLKIEIPDQTPEGNYNITVKASSSIGSDTLNISLKVKEEAEGGSKLVTQYSELEGTGNASFTFRVDLVNDRSKAQSYSLGAKAPRGWEVTFSPSYSSKHIASITVEPESTQGLDVEIKPPRVVKAGEYTIPITAVSANETLSTELKVIIKGTYDMNLTTSTGLLSVETTAGKKKEVTLVVENTGSLNLRGVTFSTWEPRDWSVDFEPKELDVIEPGQSKEVKAYIQPDSKAIAGDYVVRITASTPEVNRDVEFRVTVKTSTLWGFVGIAIIAALGYGVYWVFKEYGRR, encoded by the coding sequence ATGACAGGTATGCACGGCTGTAGAGATTATCTGAAAAAATACCTTATTGCTTCTCTGTTAGTAATAGTATTACTGGTGGTCTCATTGAATGCAAGTTCAGTTTCTGCCCAGTCCGGTTTAGTTCTCAGCACGCCCTTCCCGGGTATAAGCATTAAAACCGGCCAATCGGTTACTTTTCCGCTAAATATAAGGAATACAGGGGTAACTCCACAGGTAGTTAACCTTAAAGTAGTGTCAGCCCCGGAAGGTTGGAAAACAGCTTTGGAAGGTAAAGGAAATATAATACACCAGGTCTTTGTGGATAGCAGGTCTTCCGAAGAAGTTGATTTAAAAATAGAAATCCCCGATCAAACACCCGAAGGGAACTACAATATTACAGTAAAAGCAAGTTCATCCATAGGAAGCGACACATTAAATATCAGTTTAAAGGTTAAAGAGGAAGCAGAAGGCGGCAGTAAACTGGTTACTCAGTATTCTGAACTTGAGGGTACGGGAAATGCCAGCTTTACATTCAGGGTAGATCTGGTAAACGACAGAAGTAAGGCCCAGTCATACAGCCTTGGGGCTAAGGCACCTAGAGGTTGGGAAGTGACCTTTTCTCCATCATATTCCAGCAAGCATATTGCGAGCATAACGGTTGAGCCGGAAAGCACCCAGGGGCTGGATGTGGAGATTAAGCCTCCCCGAGTAGTAAAGGCGGGAGAATATACAATACCCATTACTGCAGTATCTGCCAATGAAACTCTTTCTACTGAGTTGAAAGTTATTATCAAGGGAACATATGACATGAATCTGACTACTTCAACGGGGCTTCTAAGTGTAGAAACTACAGCTGGAAAAAAGAAGGAAGTCACCCTAGTAGTTGAGAATACGGGTAGCTTAAACTTGAGAGGGGTAACCTTTAGTACATGGGAACCCAGGGACTGGTCTGTCGATTTTGAACCAAAGGAATTAGATGTAATTGAGCCGGGTCAAAGTAAAGAGGTTAAGGCATATATCCAACCGGACAGTAAGGCAATTGCGGGAGACTATGTAGTAAGGATAACTGCTAGCACTCCGGAAGTGAATAGGGATGTGGAATTCAGGGTAACTGTTAAAACCTCTACTTTATGGGGGTTTGTTGGAATAGCTATTATTGCTGCCCTCGGATACGGAGTCTACTGGGTGTTTAAAGAATACGGGAGGAGATAA
- a CDS encoding HAMP domain-containing protein yields MDNNSGLSLSRKDISGKLKMSFERKMGISVIIATLISLFLGAPVTAVLKQYIIETGVLNVFGDFVVNLINTYLAILVNLIIVVSIVVFTTRRYIVKPIMDVVENIKDLSEGSGDLTQRLKAKYSDESQLLAFYLNKFIDDIHQIVKLVMESAKQVSERSQELSLNSTEAGKASEEIARGIQEIAEGSTYQVENINRLKQEIDALSKNIDTLIKGTGEAERSSSFYGSFPSCGPCP; encoded by the coding sequence ATGGATAATAATTCCGGTCTAAGTCTATCACGGAAGGATATTTCAGGAAAGCTTAAGATGTCCTTTGAAAGAAAGATGGGCATAAGTGTTATAATTGCTACATTAATAAGCCTGTTTTTAGGAGCACCTGTTACTGCAGTATTGAAGCAGTATATAATTGAAACGGGGGTTTTAAATGTATTCGGTGATTTTGTTGTTAATTTAATAAATACATATCTTGCAATTCTGGTAAACTTAATCATTGTAGTATCTATTGTGGTTTTTACAACAAGGCGTTACATAGTTAAGCCAATCATGGATGTTGTCGAAAATATAAAGGATTTATCTGAAGGGAGTGGGGATTTAACCCAGAGGTTGAAAGCAAAATACAGCGATGAAAGCCAGCTGCTTGCATTTTACCTTAACAAATTTATTGATGATATCCATCAAATCGTTAAACTAGTAATGGAATCTGCAAAACAGGTCAGCGAACGGTCGCAAGAGCTTTCCTTAAACAGTACGGAAGCAGGGAAGGCTTCTGAAGAAATTGCACGTGGAATCCAAGAGATAGCAGAAGGGAGTACCTATCAGGTCGAAAACATAAACAGGTTGAAACAGGAAATTGATGCATTGTCAAAAAATATAGATACTTTAATCAAGGGTACGGGTGAAGCCGAGAGAAGCAGCAGTTTCTACGGCAGCTTCCCATCTTGCGGCCCTTGCCCATAA
- a CDS encoding heavy metal translocating P-type ATPase, with protein MLTETNKIKKVSLQIKGMNCSSCASRIEKSLNSARGVYKARVNFASELAYIEFDPEELDVNKLIDIIKKSGYDIKTESKKITLKIGGMNCIACARNIEKALNKAEGVLKADVNLASEKATIEYDPNLIEYTGLVEIVEKTGYTVPAREGVEIEKKDEDLEKFYEAKRRMVHAWVFTVPIILWMIPEMLMDMPWPNITIFNLGMILLSIPVLFWAGRNTYKSAYKSVVHRAANMDVLIAMGTGAAFLTGPLVFITPVANYAGVAAMIMAFHLTGRFIEAKAKGRASQAIKKLLELGAKTAIILKDGKEIEVPVEDIRVGDIMVVKPGEKIPTDGRVVEGNTSVDESMATGESMPVKKRVGDTVIGATVNQKGYIKVKATRIGKDTFLSQVIKMVEECQGTKVPIQDFADKVTGIFAPLVLIAALITFILWIIMPDILKEIGYSARIVLPWVDPTLNKWTLTIFSTVAVLVIACPCALGLATPTALMVGSGIGAENGILIRRGEAIQTLKEIKVIVFDKTGTITKGKPEVTDLIPANNFDKEEVLKIAASVEKGSEHPLATAITRRARENNIPLDDISEFEVVTGKGVKASIGDKRILIGNPRLLDDYGIKTDGLLDIINRLEDEAKTVILVAVKNEVAGIIAVSDTLKEDSVKAIGELKEMGLQTAIITGDNQKTALAIAKKVGITHVLAEVLPDGKLEEIKKLQEKFGNVAMVGDGINDAPALTQADVGIAIGTGTDIAIESSDITLVRGDLSGVVTAIKLSRATFSKIKQNLFWAFVYNTLAIPLAMLGLLHPVIAEIAMAISSISVITNANLLRMVDIRPSYQRLNAK; from the coding sequence GTGTTAACAGAAACAAACAAAATAAAAAAGGTATCTCTGCAAATTAAAGGTATGAACTGCTCTTCATGTGCTTCCAGAATTGAAAAATCGCTAAATAGTGCCAGGGGTGTATATAAAGCCAGGGTAAATTTTGCCTCTGAACTCGCTTATATAGAATTCGATCCGGAAGAACTCGATGTAAATAAGCTAATAGACATTATAAAAAAATCAGGATATGATATAAAAACAGAAAGCAAAAAAATTACCCTGAAGATTGGAGGAATGAATTGTATCGCATGTGCCCGGAATATTGAAAAAGCCTTAAATAAAGCTGAAGGTGTTCTTAAAGCTGATGTTAATCTGGCATCGGAAAAGGCAACCATTGAATATGACCCAAATCTCATAGAATACACCGGTCTGGTAGAAATAGTAGAAAAAACAGGTTATACAGTACCTGCGCGGGAAGGGGTAGAAATCGAAAAAAAGGACGAGGATCTTGAAAAATTTTATGAAGCAAAACGTCGAATGGTACATGCATGGGTTTTTACAGTTCCAATAATATTGTGGATGATACCTGAGATGCTCATGGATATGCCGTGGCCTAATATAACCATATTCAATCTGGGGATGATTTTGCTATCAATCCCGGTTTTGTTTTGGGCAGGGAGGAATACCTACAAATCGGCATATAAATCCGTAGTTCACCGTGCAGCTAATATGGATGTTCTGATAGCTATGGGGACGGGAGCCGCTTTTTTGACGGGCCCCCTTGTGTTCATTACCCCGGTTGCCAATTATGCCGGTGTTGCCGCTATGATCATGGCCTTTCACCTTACGGGGAGATTTATAGAAGCTAAGGCAAAAGGAAGGGCATCCCAGGCGATAAAAAAGCTCTTAGAACTGGGTGCTAAAACAGCTATTATTTTAAAAGACGGTAAAGAAATCGAAGTGCCCGTAGAAGATATCCGGGTAGGGGACATCATGGTTGTAAAACCCGGGGAAAAGATACCTACTGACGGCAGGGTTGTCGAAGGAAATACTTCCGTGGATGAATCTATGGCAACAGGGGAATCTATGCCCGTCAAAAAAAGGGTTGGGGATACGGTAATAGGGGCTACTGTAAACCAGAAAGGTTATATTAAAGTAAAAGCCACCCGTATTGGAAAGGATACATTTCTTTCACAGGTTATAAAAATGGTAGAAGAATGCCAGGGGACAAAGGTTCCTATCCAGGATTTTGCCGATAAAGTAACCGGGATTTTTGCTCCCCTTGTATTGATTGCAGCATTAATAACCTTTATATTATGGATCATTATGCCCGATATATTGAAGGAAATAGGTTACTCAGCCCGCATTGTTTTGCCCTGGGTTGACCCTACTTTAAATAAATGGACCCTCACCATATTCTCAACAGTAGCGGTATTGGTAATCGCCTGTCCTTGTGCATTGGGTCTTGCCACACCCACTGCCCTGATGGTAGGGTCAGGCATCGGTGCAGAAAACGGCATATTGATAAGGAGAGGTGAAGCGATTCAAACTTTAAAGGAAATTAAGGTTATCGTATTTGATAAAACGGGTACTATTACAAAAGGGAAACCTGAAGTAACGGATTTAATTCCCGCTAACAATTTCGATAAAGAGGAGGTCTTAAAAATAGCTGCAAGTGTTGAAAAGGGTTCTGAACATCCCCTTGCAACGGCGATAACGAGACGGGCCAGGGAAAATAACATACCCCTCGATGATATAAGTGAATTTGAAGTAGTAACGGGGAAAGGTGTAAAGGCCTCTATAGGAGATAAACGCATCCTCATAGGTAATCCCAGGCTTTTAGATGATTATGGTATCAAAACAGATGGACTCCTCGATATAATAAATAGGCTGGAAGATGAGGCAAAAACAGTAATTTTGGTTGCCGTTAAAAATGAGGTAGCAGGGATTATAGCTGTTTCCGATACCCTCAAAGAAGACTCGGTAAAGGCCATAGGAGAGCTAAAAGAAATGGGTCTTCAAACTGCTATAATCACCGGAGATAATCAAAAAACTGCTCTGGCTATAGCAAAAAAGGTCGGCATTACCCATGTGCTGGCAGAAGTGCTCCCCGATGGAAAGTTAGAGGAAATTAAAAAACTCCAGGAGAAATTTGGTAATGTAGCTATGGTTGGTGATGGTATTAATGATGCCCCTGCCCTTACCCAAGCAGATGTAGGAATAGCAATAGGTACTGGGACAGATATAGCTATAGAATCTTCCGATATTACCCTGGTAAGGGGCGATCTTTCGGGGGTTGTTACAGCCATAAAGCTGTCACGGGCAACCTTTTCAAAGATAAAACAAAACCTGTTCTGGGCTTTTGTTTATAATACCCTTGCTATTCCGTTGGCTATGCTGGGTCTTTTACACCCGGTAATAGCAGAAATTGCAATGGCCATAAGCTCCATAAGTGTAATTACAAATGCAAATTTATTGAGAATGGTTGATATTAGACCTTCTTACCAGCGCCTGAATGCAAAATAA
- the rsxC gene encoding electron transport complex subunit RsxC: protein MRKTFKGGVHPPHYKEATEHREIEKARLPQRVIIPLQQHIGAPCELIVKVGDKVKVGQKIGEGKAFVSAPVHASISGEVVSIETLPHPVGGKVLSVVIQSDGLDEVDNNIKPFGSIESLSPEELKKIIREAGIVGMGGAAFPTQVKLSPPPEKTIDTVIINGAECEPYLTADHRVMLERTEDVVFGIKVVMRAVGVSSVYIGIEDNKPDAIKKLEEAVSGEENIKVIPLRAKYPQGGEKQLIYAITGREVPSGGLPMEVGVIVQNVGTVTAIARAVKTGMPLIERVVTVTGSGVKKPRNLLARIGTPFKDLIEECGGFNGTPGKVIMGGPMMGIAQTSLEVPVIKGTSGILVLTKEEAKQYEPGPCIKCARCVDICPINLLPTRISHFSQMGMWDEAEEYNALDCIECGSCSYICPSKIPLVQRIRIAKGEILARKRKK, encoded by the coding sequence ATTAGAAAAACCTTTAAGGGAGGTGTGCACCCTCCTCACTACAAAGAAGCTACAGAACACAGGGAAATAGAAAAAGCCCGTCTACCGCAAAGAGTTATAATCCCTCTGCAGCAGCACATTGGGGCTCCTTGTGAACTGATTGTTAAAGTGGGAGATAAGGTTAAGGTCGGTCAGAAGATCGGAGAAGGTAAGGCGTTTGTTTCTGCACCCGTTCATGCCAGCATTTCAGGGGAGGTCGTTTCAATAGAAACCCTTCCCCATCCGGTAGGAGGAAAGGTCCTTTCCGTTGTTATACAGTCCGATGGTCTGGATGAGGTGGATAATAATATTAAACCTTTTGGCAGCATTGAATCCCTTTCCCCTGAGGAACTAAAGAAGATAATCAGGGAGGCAGGGATTGTAGGTATGGGTGGAGCGGCTTTTCCGACCCAGGTCAAACTGTCGCCTCCTCCTGAAAAAACCATAGATACTGTTATTATTAACGGAGCAGAATGTGAACCTTATTTAACCGCTGACCACAGGGTTATGCTTGAAAGAACAGAAGATGTAGTTTTCGGCATTAAGGTTGTGATGAGAGCTGTCGGGGTTAGCAGTGTATATATAGGGATAGAAGACAATAAGCCTGATGCTATTAAGAAGCTCGAAGAGGCGGTTTCAGGGGAGGAGAATATTAAAGTTATCCCTCTTCGTGCAAAATACCCCCAGGGAGGGGAGAAACAGCTGATTTATGCTATAACGGGTAGAGAGGTGCCCTCCGGGGGATTGCCTATGGAAGTGGGCGTTATAGTTCAAAATGTGGGTACAGTTACTGCTATTGCAAGGGCTGTAAAAACGGGGATGCCCCTTATAGAACGCGTTGTTACCGTAACGGGGTCAGGTGTAAAAAAACCTAGAAATTTACTGGCAAGAATCGGAACCCCCTTTAAGGATTTAATAGAAGAGTGTGGAGGCTTTAACGGGACACCGGGTAAGGTTATCATGGGAGGCCCGATGATGGGAATTGCCCAAACATCTTTAGAAGTCCCTGTAATAAAAGGGACATCAGGTATCCTGGTTTTAACGAAAGAAGAAGCAAAACAATACGAGCCGGGGCCGTGTATAAAATGCGCCAGGTGTGTAGATATATGCCCTATTAACCTTCTTCCTACCCGAATATCCCATTTTTCCCAAATGGGTATGTGGGATGAGGCTGAGGAATATAATGCACTCGACTGTATTGAATGCGGCTCGTGTTCCTATATATGTCCTTCGAAGATACCGCTGGTCCAGCGGATCAGGATAGCTAAAGGTGAGATTCTGGCTAGGAAGAGAAAGAAATAA
- a CDS encoding RnfABCDGE type electron transport complex subunit D, with amino-acid sequence MENLKLLVTSSPHIRDDDSVQKIMYSVIIALIPASLMGVYYFGFHAFLVIAASILGAIVTEGLFQKLRNKPITVSDGSAVITGLLLALNLPPGFPLWMAVVGSAVAIGLGKQVFGGLGYNPFNPALIGRAFLIASFPGAMTTWISPVDGITTATPLGLLKLQGITTDYFSLFIGRVGGCIGETSAVAILIGAAFLLYKGYIDWRIPFSYLGTVAVLMYIFGKDPVFHLLSGGLMLGAFFMATDMVTSPITKKGRWIFGIGAGIVVVVIRIWGGLPEGVSYSILLMNGLTPLLNRYTRPRIFGKVKANG; translated from the coding sequence ATGGAGAATTTAAAACTACTGGTTACTTCATCACCCCATATCAGGGATGATGATTCTGTTCAAAAAATAATGTATAGTGTAATTATTGCCCTTATTCCTGCATCTTTAATGGGGGTATATTACTTCGGCTTTCATGCATTTCTGGTTATTGCAGCAAGTATATTAGGGGCCATAGTAACAGAAGGTTTATTTCAAAAGCTGAGGAATAAGCCGATTACCGTCAGCGATGGGAGTGCCGTAATAACGGGTCTACTTTTAGCATTGAACCTTCCACCCGGATTCCCTTTATGGATGGCGGTTGTAGGGAGTGCCGTTGCCATCGGTTTGGGCAAACAGGTTTTTGGAGGGTTAGGTTATAATCCATTTAACCCTGCTTTAATCGGGAGGGCTTTCCTGATTGCATCTTTTCCAGGTGCGATGACAACCTGGATAAGTCCGGTGGATGGTATTACTACTGCGACACCTTTAGGGTTATTAAAGCTTCAGGGTATTACTACGGATTATTTCAGCCTTTTTATTGGTAGAGTTGGAGGCTGTATTGGAGAAACATCAGCTGTTGCCATTTTGATAGGAGCTGCCTTTCTTCTTTATAAAGGGTATATAGACTGGAGAATACCATTTAGCTATCTGGGAACCGTTGCTGTTTTAATGTATATATTCGGGAAAGACCCTGTTTTTCACTTACTTTCAGGGGGATTGATGCTCGGAGCCTTTTTTATGGCTACTGACATGGTTACATCCCCTATCACCAAAAAAGGAAGGTGGATATTCGGGATAGGAGCCGGTATTGTTGTAGTAGTTATAAGGATCTGGGGCGGTTTACCAGAAGGGGTATCATATTCTATACTCCTGATGAACGGATTAACTCCTCTCCTGAATAGATATACAAGACCCAGGATATTCGGGAAGGTGAAGGCAAATGGATAG
- a CDS encoding RnfABCDGE type electron transport complex subunit G — protein MDSKYFNLIVVLVIISVFSGIVLAETYKITDPYIRLNAEKKQQKAVLEVMPGIERFEDISKEGLTVFQGFDSKGNKRGIAFIAEGNGFGGTIRMMVGFNPESNTLTGMTVLSHLETPGLGARIQESWFQEQFKGKSADDPFIAKQDIDAISGATISSKAVGDIIKDTLDKVKKVYGGEF, from the coding sequence ATGGATAGCAAATACTTCAACCTCATAGTAGTTTTGGTCATTATTTCCGTGTTTTCCGGGATTGTTTTGGCAGAAACCTATAAGATTACTGACCCGTATATAAGATTAAATGCCGAGAAGAAACAGCAAAAGGCTGTTTTGGAAGTTATGCCCGGTATAGAAAGGTTTGAAGATATATCCAAGGAAGGCTTAACGGTCTTTCAAGGTTTTGATTCAAAAGGGAATAAAAGGGGAATAGCCTTTATAGCAGAAGGAAATGGCTTTGGAGGTACAATCAGGATGATGGTGGGCTTTAATCCTGAATCAAACACTTTGACCGGTATGACGGTTCTTTCTCACCTGGAAACCCCGGGTCTGGGGGCCAGGATTCAGGAATCATGGTTTCAGGAGCAATTTAAGGGCAAATCAGCAGATGACCCTTTCATTGCTAAACAGGATATTGATGCTATTTCGGGAGCGACTATATCTTCAAAAGCTGTAGGAGACATAATAAAGGATACCCTTGATAAAGTAAAAAAAGTATACGGAGGTGAGTTCTAA
- the rsxE gene encoding electron transport complex subunit RsxE, with protein MRLWKDLFRGIWAENPTFRLLIGMCPVLAVTNSAINGIAMGLATSFVLISSSFIISLVRNFIPSKVRIPCFIVIIATFVTIADLVLAAFFPDIHAVLGLFVPLIVVNCLILGRAEAFASKNPVINSILDAVGMGLGFTWALTLLSIIREIMGMGSVFGITIFGKWFTPFIIMVLPPGAFLTLGILLGIMNTITAKKTTDPQC; from the coding sequence ATGAGGCTGTGGAAAGATCTTTTTAGAGGCATATGGGCAGAAAACCCCACCTTCCGTCTGTTAATTGGTATGTGTCCCGTCCTGGCAGTTACCAACTCAGCAATAAACGGGATAGCAATGGGCCTTGCCACCAGCTTTGTTTTGATTTCTTCATCTTTTATAATATCCCTGGTAAGGAACTTTATACCTTCAAAAGTCCGGATACCGTGCTTTATTGTTATAATAGCTACCTTTGTTACAATTGCTGATTTGGTACTGGCTGCTTTTTTCCCGGATATTCATGCAGTTTTAGGGCTTTTTGTTCCATTAATTGTTGTTAACTGCCTTATATTAGGCCGTGCAGAGGCCTTTGCATCGAAAAATCCGGTGATAAATTCCATTTTAGATGCTGTAGGAATGGGATTGGGCTTCACTTGGGCATTAACCCTTCTAAGTATTATAAGGGAGATTATGGGAATGGGTTCTGTATTCGGGATAACTATTTTTGGTAAATGGTTTACGCCTTTTATAATAATGGTTTTACCGCCCGGGGCATTTTTAACCCTGGGAATCCTGCTGGGGATAATGAATACAATCACTGCGAAGAAAACAACCGACCCCCAGTGCTGA